The following DNA comes from Musa acuminata AAA Group cultivar baxijiao chromosome BXJ1-4, Cavendish_Baxijiao_AAA, whole genome shotgun sequence.
ACAAGAGGTCCTCCATGTCCTCCGCCACCgccatctcttcctcctcctgtaACTCCTTCACGGAAGCGTTAGCAACTGCCTCAGCTCCCAAGAAATTCCATGCCGACCTCATCCCTCCATCCATCTTACTCTCCACCAACTCTGAAACTCCAAAACTCCATGAGAAACAGGACCTCAACCTGGCCTTCCGCCAACATAGCATCCCCGAGTACAACGACTACTTCAACCTAGAAATCAGCAATGCCAACAACATCAGCAGCAGTAATAGCAACTATTGTGCCGCTGTTCGTGCTCTCTCTGACATGGAGGTACTGACGAATGGTATGACCGCAAAAGGCATCGGGTCTTTGATGCCGCTACCAATGACGGAGTATCCAACAGGGTTAGGATTGCATGGATTCAGACCACCTACTCTTAGTTTTCCTTTAGATGGAATAAGCGGAGGGGGCGGGGGAGGTATTGGTGGTGGTGGGTATGGGGACTTGCCCGGTATTCAGGAGAGTGTTACTGGTAAGCTGTTGTTTCCTTTGGAGGTCCTGAAGCCAGCAATCCCCTCAAACAATGTCGCAGACCAGTTCGAGGTGCAAGGTGATGATCCTCCCAGGTATTGGAACGGTGTCATCGGAGGAGGCTCATGGTAGACCAAAAAGAGAGATGAAGACCTTCTAAGAGTAACAACGTTTGATTATCCAAGTTAACTCTTGATGGTGGTGCGGATCACTTTGTTTGCAGTCGTTCAGCCTAACAAACAGATCATGATGCATAAGTTCCTTCTCTTTTGACTTCACTTCTAATTTACTCATTCTAACTAGTCTATTCTCCTCACTGTGGATATCCGAAGCCTCATTTTATGCTGGCTTCAAAAGATTTGTCTTAACCAGAAGAGTTTGGTTGTGTGGTGATCGGAAGAGAgctctcttttccctttttctcttgTTTCTTCATGCAGGATAAATATATGGGAGGTTACCAATAATCCTTTTGCAAATATATGTATAGGCATTGCGCCATTGCCTGATTCATGAAGGCAGGAGAAAGGAAACAAGTGTGCAAGTGCTCGTGTGATGTTTTGGTGTGCTTGGAAACGTTGTGAAGCTTGTTTGTACTGTGGACTAGTGCAAAAGATTGTATGAACCAAAGGGAAGGGAAAAAGAAAGGAACTATAATTTGTTTGTCTGTATGTCGATTGCATGTAGTATTTCCATGAGTTCCACTTTCAAGTGTTGCCTTTTTTGTTCCGTCTTTTTTATTTTCCCTTGTTGCCTATCAGGTCTTAGATGTGCCCTGATAGCAGAAAGAGGAGCTTAAAAGGAAGAGAATAACTTAGGTATgatcatgctctctctctctctctctctctctctcatcttaaaAATACTTGGTAGTATTATATCTCGTATCATCTTTAACTTCAATTCCCAAACTTTTTCTTTATCC
Coding sequences within:
- the LOC135652272 gene encoding dof zinc finger protein 1-like isoform X1, which translates into the protein MSFPGSRLEIDGIGLVKPVKEFASSTTTTSGSDTCTTTRTQVTERRPRPHKEQALNCPRCNSTNTKFCYYNNYSLTQPRYFCKTCRRYWTEGGSLRNVPVGGGSRKNKRSSMSSATAISSSSCNSFTEALATASAPKKFHADLIPPSILLSTNSETPKLHEKQDLNLAFRQHSIPEYNDYFNLEISNANNISSSNSNYCAAVRALSDMEVLTNGMTAKGIGSLMPLPMTEYPTGLGLHGFRPPTLSFPLDGISGGGGGGIGGGGYGDLPGIQESVTGKLLFPLEVLKPAIPSNNVADQFEVQGDDPPRYWNGVIGGGSW
- the LOC135652272 gene encoding dof zinc finger protein 1-like isoform X2; translated protein: MDTTQWSQGIGLVKPVKEFASSTTTTSGSDTCTTTRTQVTERRPRPHKEQALNCPRCNSTNTKFCYYNNYSLTQPRYFCKTCRRYWTEGGSLRNVPVGGGSRKNKRSSMSSATAISSSSCNSFTEALATASAPKKFHADLIPPSILLSTNSETPKLHEKQDLNLAFRQHSIPEYNDYFNLEISNANNISSSNSNYCAAVRALSDMEVLTNGMTAKGIGSLMPLPMTEYPTGLGLHGFRPPTLSFPLDGISGGGGGGIGGGGYGDLPGIQESVTGKLLFPLEVLKPAIPSNNVADQFEVQGDDPPRYWNGVIGGGSW
- the LOC135652272 gene encoding dof zinc finger protein 1-like isoform X3 — encoded protein: MSFPGSRLEIDGIGLVKPVKEFASSTTTTSGSDTCTTTRTQVTERRPRPHKEQALNCPRRYWTEGGSLRNVPVGGGSRKNKRSSMSSATAISSSSCNSFTEALATASAPKKFHADLIPPSILLSTNSETPKLHEKQDLNLAFRQHSIPEYNDYFNLEISNANNISSSNSNYCAAVRALSDMEVLTNGMTAKGIGSLMPLPMTEYPTGLGLHGFRPPTLSFPLDGISGGGGGGIGGGGYGDLPGIQESVTGKLLFPLEVLKPAIPSNNVADQFEVQGDDPPRYWNGVIGGGSW